Within the Telopea speciosissima isolate NSW1024214 ecotype Mountain lineage chromosome 4, Tspe_v1, whole genome shotgun sequence genome, the region GACCTGTTTAAGTACTATTTAAAGCCTTTAACTAAGACAAGCTCGACTTAGAGGTCTCATCTAAACTGTGTTAGCATTGCCTAAAATTAGTGCTTTCAGTTGCTCACAAAAGGGGCTCATGTTCTCTTTTAAGTGGATTTTCCACTGTTCTTCTTtgtcttattcttcttccctccccccaccccactTTTGTAGTTAAGTACAATAGTTTTAGATAAACTGCACTTAAGTACTATTATTTTCTTCAAAGTTCTGATGCATTTTATGGACATTTTAGTGACatattgcccaacattctgctaAGTAGTTTTGGTCTTGTACTGGCAGATGTTTGGTATAAAGAGTTCTCTATTTTGTCCATCTGAAATTTTCTTTATGAAGAAAGTAAAGAATATGACCTTAAAATGCTATTCTGGTTGCTTTTTCTCTCATACTTGGACAAACCATGCACGTGTAACACTTTAAATTCTAATCCATCTGCTGTCTACTTGAGCATTTCTCAGAagaaaaaattttttttttttttttttgggggggggggggggggttgctcTCATAGTTGAACAATcgttgcctaggcgtccaagctctttcttgggtccaaggcaaTAACAtgccttgttgacacttcatgagttacattgatttatgtttattgctttgtttttcaatgaatatgcttatattatatcctatacCTTGTTTATTGTAtgttgattttctcatatttgGTCATTAATAGCATAAGTATATCATATTGTATTGATTTGGCTTCTATGTttcatataagcataattatgtAAAAGTttcattgctatattacatatagtcatATGCTGTACACCTAGGATGCCTAGGTAATCACCTAGATGGGCGCTTTGTTGCCTATGCGCCCCTCCTACACCTTGGGTTGCGTAGTCACCTTGACAATTATGAGGGCTCTTTTACTTCGCAATTCCCTTAGGCGTCAGggttctttctctttattgTGAAATCAGAGTTGCCTGACAGTGATAATGGCAATGAATGCCCATTTGGTTCCAGTTTGTGCGTCATTTAGTGCATTATGTCATTTACTGCTACTTTGAGAGATTCATCGTTTGATTGGACTTTTCCATTTATAATGTTGCTTTTATTGTTCTGCAAATTCTTTACCGTCTTCTCCATTTTatccttttgattttatctatTAGTCTATAGCTCATTGACATACTACTGGGCCTAGGCTGCAAAAATTCTTGCCAACTTGATTATAATGGGCTCTGGGATATTAGGAAGGGCTATGGTCCAAGCATACCGTCAAGCACTTCAAAGTAAGCTTCTCTAATTTCATCTCTCCTTTAGATTGCAGCTTCATTGTTCTCCTTTCACTAAATATCTTGGTCTTTGGGGAAGTTGTTTCTAAATTTatgcttttccttttttctagtGAATACACCATGTCCCATATTTGTTTTGAAttccttaattttttaatatattgaCATTAAGGATTCTACTGAACTTGGTAGGAAAATTTTGTTCGTAATTAATGAGTTGGATTCACTGAAAAACTTGTTTTTGGGTTGTACATACCACTGTTTGAGCCAAACATTCCTAGCTTAAATTGCTCCAGTATGTTCATTCTCTGATACGATTAATATTCATGAGTGACAGATGCCTCTAAATCTGGTGTTGCTCAAGAAGCATTTCAGAATCCCATGCGCAGAGTTAGAAAAATCATGACCGAACAAGAAGCAAGGGAGATTCTTGGTGTCACTGAGAATGCTGCTTGGGAGGAGATCTTGAAGGTCTCtgtgttttcttttcttgtctgtCCCCCACCCTTCTAAATCTTGTTGAACTTCTATAAAATGGTTAGAACCATCTATTATAAATGGACCCTAAAATGACTGATATATGCAGAAGTATGATTCTTTGTTCGAGAATAATGCTAAGAATGGGAGCTTTTATCTTCAGTCAAAGGTACACAGGGCTAAGGAATGTTTAGAAGCTGCATACCAAAGCAAAGGTCCGGAAACAGCAGGTTGAGAATCTGGTAGACTTTCCTCTTCATTTGGTTCATTGTGCTGTCATGTTCTCCGCCTGATTTTCTTTATAATTAATATTCTTTATCCAAAGataggaaaaaaatttgtaccccacatttttccctcatgTTTTGAACTAACCTTGTATCTAATGACTAGCccaataaattttgaaatttgcaGTTTATTCATGGAAAAccagattctctctctcactcttcaCTCTCTCACGCATACacacacccacccacccaccctcCAGCCCCCAAATATAAGGGTATTTCCAGATTAAAACAGAAACAAGGAACTAGATTTGGTTATTTTTCCCTGTGCATTCTGTGTTCTGGTTGATTTGCTTTGAACTGCCTTGCAGCTTTACTTGTTTGCTGTATCTCAGAAACTATAAATCTATTAAAAGGTTCTTTGGGGGCCTGGGCTGCCATTAAAAAACTGGGGATTTCATAGGCTTAATAAGCCAATGAAGCTGTGGACTATCTCTGCATCATGCACAGGTGGATTTAACCATCCCGAACTGTTATACTTTGCTGATAATTATCAACTTGTTAGTAGTTTAACCTTTGTATGAATGGACATACAATGTCCACTCTGATAGTCTGATATACCATTTGGTTGCATTCTGTCAAAAGTTGcgaaaaaatacaagaaattgCAAGAAAATACAAGAAATTTTGTGATATTTGTTTGTTCTCTTCACTCTATTGAGAACTCAACCAAAGGCAACCTAAAGCTTTTCAAAAGAAACACAGAACAACCAAGTAAAATAAGATTAGATGTAGCTGTATAGTAGGGAGTATTTTTGTATCTTTTGCCAATCCCCTGCTGAAATTCGTCTGTCACAAGTCTTTAGTGGTTTATATTAATGAAAATTTGCATTTTTTTCCTCGTaataaatttttgggaaaattacactgcaaGCCCTTGACGTTTGTCCTAAATACAGAATGaacccctgtgtttctaaattatacagccgcaCCCCCTGAGTGGATGGTGTTAAATAATATAATGTAAAATGCCAACTGTTCCCTCTTCTATATTAACTAAAAactgttaaataatacaatgtaaagtgccaactttgccctcttcaaatcctctttcctctctaaacctttcttcttcttcttgattttcttcttttctggcttcttctcctccttcgttGTCATCGTTGCTTTCATTGCCGCCATTCCGGCCAACCCAGCAGCTCCAGGCTTCTTCCAAGTACAGAGAATGGAGCAACTTGAACCCAAGAGCAGATCTGAGATGAGCATAGGGctatgttgaagaagaagaatcagtcTTATCTTTCTTAATAATCCCCATAGCATACAGAGAGATACAATATTTTATACACAAAGAAATCACAAATCGCCTTCCTTGATCTGCTGCCGATCTCCTCCAATTCAAACTCTCCTCGCAGACCCAGTTCTTGTTTCTCTGCCCCGATTGGTGTTTACATTATTCAAATCATAATCTCCAACTACCTGCGAAAGAACTTTTGTTCATTTGTAGAATTTTAATTCAGGGGCTCAGGAGTCAAACAGGACCAAAAGTTCACCCAAgtatctcttcctttttttagCTTTAACACACCCGTCCCTAATTCTGAGGAATGCAGAATTCCGGGGAGTGCCATTTAGTGAAGATGCATTTTCTCTCATTCCTTCACTTTTTCCTCAAGTAACTTGATATCCCTATATGCATTAATTTAGGGTATCAAATTCTTAAACCATCACAgttggtttttgttttatttattgggtGGGCAAACCTTCAGACCTTGGCTGTTGGTTTATTTTGTATTTGGGCAAACTAGAGTTATCGAGCTCCTTTCCTATATTTTGAACCACTAACATTTTCCATAAAAACCTTCGCCAAGCTCAATGGGTGAGAGATGAGAAAACGACACTAAAGATGACTCTCCAAGGTAAACTCCGGCAGCGTCTGGGATAACGATGGACTCTTCGACGTAAACTCCGGTGATGTCTGGGACAAACACGACCCCCCTTAAGTCGTTGTGCCTTCCTGCGGCCTCTTTGTCGCAAGTAACTCCGACTAGCaggggaagaagggaaggggaaggggaagggaaagggggtgtgaagttgggcaaaatggtaagctcgcaccccattaggggtatatttgtcattttaaggcatcaaaGGCCAACACATCAGCAACTAACGGGAATGCTCTAATAGGTGGGGGCTAAGTGTAACAAGTACCCTAAACTCATGGGTGCTGGGCGTATATTTTtaaaacacagggggtcgcttTGTATTTAGGACAAGCCTCAGGGGGTcacagtgtaattttccctaaatttttctgttttctccAACTACCGAACATGTCCTTCCTTCACTTTTTCCTTTAAGTAACTTGATATCCCTACATGCATTAATTTAGGGTGTATCAAATTCTTAAACCATCAcagttagtttttgttttatttattgggtGGGCAAACCTTCAGAGCTTGGCTGCTGCTTTATTTTGTATTTGGGCAAACCCGAGTTATCGAGCTCCTTTCCTACATGTTGAACCACTGACATTTTTTTGAggttttcctctcttttcccttcAATTCTTCTTTGGTCTTTTTCAAGTTCTCAGCATGTTCAAAATTTCTAGTAATCTGATCTCCATTGATTTAGCAGCTAAGCGTGTTCTGAGGAGTCAACATATCCAATTTCAAGGGTTTTCTCCCTGCATTCTCCATAGATGACCTTATGTCAAGCATGCTACTGTATTTTTAAGATACTGGGGAATGTAAATTGGTTTGGGAGGCTTCtcccaaaaggaaaaacaagGCCCTTAAGTTTTTGTTGTTATGTTGTGTCTCTTGATTCTCAATTGAGAAGCATTATAGTTGCAAGCAATAAACTTTAGATTATACTGCtcaattcagccttatcccaactaaatggggttggctacatggatccttttcctCAAATccgctctattcaaagccatacttgttacaaggcctaacctatgcatgtctttcaTCACTTTTCCCGGAATCATTTTAGGTGTACCCCTGGTTCTTTTAGCtcattcaatctgaatcaaatcactcatcTGTACTAGAGCATCTAGTGGCCTTTTGTTGCACATAGCCATGCCACCTTAAACAACTAGTACATCTAGTGGCCTTTTGTTGCACATAGCCATGCCACCTTAAACAACTTTCTcacatctctccacttcatccatcttattttaattctctgtgtaACATCGTCCTCTAtctctcctttatttatgattgagcccatacctaaaataatcactttgtagAATCCCCTTCTCGTCAATTTTCACTACCTTATTATCTGCCCTATTgagactaaagttacacaccatatactttgtttttgttctacttatcttaaaaccttttgatttcaaGATTGATCTTCATAAACTACAAAGTATGCATGAAAGAAACATCTATATTTGCTTTAACTAGACATCTCACAATCTTCAATGTTTTAGTTATTGTAATTTACAATTGCCAGGTGCTCTTCACTTCCAGCATTTGCAGGAGCAGCTTTACATAATTTAGGGGTCATATGTAGTAAGTAGTTCATGCCTACTTGTAATAAGCACTTTTTTGGAATTTCCAGGTCTACAAATTCTTTCTTGATATTTCTCCTTAAAAATCATACATGTAATGTAATCTACTATCACCTTCTTAATCAGACAATAATCTTCACTAGTTATCACTTCATTATGACCTAACATGTAAACTACCCCATGTCTTGATTTTTCCAAGAACcctctctttttatcttttaggGTTCATCCTAGCTATGGTAACCTCCCAGTTTTCCTCCCTGATGAATTCCCCGAGGCTCTCCATCAACAAGCCTCAAACTCTTTGTGCCCGATCCTTTTTGTCTCTATAGCCGTATCTTGCTATGCATCTATACATCTTGTAAGCTTTTGGTCGTACTCGCCTTAGCAGAATCCTTTCACTGGTTTGGACCTTGATAACAGAGGGAATGTATAGCTGGAAGGTTGATGAGTAAGTGATAGAATATGGCTAGGATTCCTTGAGTTAGCTCTGTGGAGAGAAGCTCGACACCAGAGACTCGTGTGATGCCTTAGTCGAGACTGAGGCTGAATAGGTACTCAGTTGACACCTTCCTCTCTACTTCAAATGTGTAACGCGTAACCTGGATGTAGTGCCAGACATCCCTAACAAAGAAGAGTGCCTCAGCGAAGATCAGAGGGAAggtatccatctttatcaaaaTTGTATACTACTGATGAGAAGTAAAGGAACTCAAAGGAACCAAAGATTAGAATGAATAGGTTGATAAGTAGAACACTGCTTTTGCCATATCATTAACATTATTAAAACCAACAGTGATCTGCTACAACAATAGATTAAGAAGACCAGATTAACACCACTGAACTTTCTCTAATAATGCAAGTGTAAGATAAGGAGAAAATGGTGATTGATGAATCATACATAACTAATATCAAGATATCAAGGAAATATAAGGCTAAAAAAGTTGGATAATATATGATACCTGTACTTAGATTTGAATCAATATTTCTAACTCCATCCACGACTGACAGAACTGAAATGAATCAATCACTTCCATGTCAGATAAACCCATTTGGAATGCTCTACTCATGCAAACATACATCAAATTAAGCATGCATGGCCAAATGGGTCGATGAGCTTGGCCACACTTGGACAAGACTGGCAATCTACTGTAACTGTGGCCAAAGCAAGGTCCAGGCAGGCtgtgatgaattttttttctgtccTGTTCCCTGCCCGGTATAGTGGTTCAGTTCCtttcatagggagtggaaatGACGTTTTAACctccctcgggcagtgtgttcagatAGGGGGTTAGGTTGTTATTTCCCACTCCCTTTGAGGAGAACTGGACCACTGTACCGAGCAAGGAACAGAGGACGATAATGATCCACCCAGTCAACGAGAGGTTTGGATGGTGTATCGAGGATTGGTGGGGGTATCATCAACTTTGTACAATAAGAGGGCATAGCATTTATAACATTTGATAAGTGTACTTTTCCTTCACttgtggtgaaggaaaaacttTCTCATTGGTCATCAGTGGAACATTGCAAAAATGAGAGTGAAGTAACCTCCCACTCTCCACCCCcgcccaaaaataaaaaaaagtaatagaTTCTAGTTCTATGATAAAAATACAAGGTGGGGCGGTTGACATGTCACCTGAGATTCAATGGGTTGTggttgtttacccaaaaaagaaaaaggggtcGTGGTTGTCTTGAGATGTAAACAAGTACCAAATTGAAGTTAAAGGTAAACTAATAACTAAGGTTATGAATAaatatgaggagagagagagagagagagagcctaaAATGTAGGGGGTTAAAATCTCGTCATCAATGACCATACAAGTACCAAGTAGACTGATGACAAGATGATAGTTTTAGCAAAGAAGCTTTCTCCAGGGTGTTGGAAGTGTGTCCAttaaattcataaataaattatgggaagcagttttttgttcggagtgtggcctatgccagcactcctatgtatctatctctctccttaaaacaagggggcagaggtgtctttttacatgggggaggaaagagatagactcatgggagtgctggcgtaggccacactcccggacagaggtctttttcccataaattatttatttatgattataATTTCATGGCATTAACGGGGCTATGGTTGTTCATAGATTTTCACCTCGAATCTTTTCATGACTAGGGACAGAATTGAGCATTCTGCTCATATGGTCATCACAATGTGTGTGCTTATGAATGTTAGTTTTGAGACATAAATGTGTACATATCGTGTGTACATTTGATTTGATCACATGAGAATCTTGACTTAATATTGTCAATTGTTTAGATGACACTATTTTCATTGGTAGTTTTCGATTGGTCTCTAGACATGAGAGTTCCTTATCATTGCAACGAGACATTATGGGTGTTTTCATGTATCAATGGTTGATGTTCTTTTGACTATATACTAGTGTGCTGGATTCATGGTGTTTGATAGTGGATGAAAGAGATGCTTAATAAAGGATCAATTTCCATATTAGGTGaatatcagagagagagagtatctgAACATGATTGGATGAAAATCCAAATCTAGTGATATATTTTGTAAATAGTTTAcaaaagtttttaaaaatattaatatatGATAGAAATATTCATATATTTAATGTGTCATGGAGATTATATGAGCATACAAATCAATACTTAGATGGGTGTCTAGATATACCTAAATCCATAGTCAAAGAAGACTGTATGCATAAACGCTCTCTTGTGTGTGACGGTCGTTGGTTTTGtatactctttttttctttccgaAGCTTTAGGGTTTCATTGTCATATATTTAATATGTTAATGTTGACAATATATATAGAGTGAGGGTAGAGATCAACCTTGCAAAAAATAGAATATTTCATTTTCCATTAAAGGATGTTAGAATTAAGGTCACACATATGCACAGTATTCATACTAATCAAGGTGTGTCAAATAAAGCCCAATATTCTAATATGTGATCATTTTCCAGTATTGGACTTAACTAACTTACTCCAGCAATAGTCAACACTATACTAGTATGGTTTTATAAAAACGAATTAGACTATACTAGCCCgccaaaaaagaaaaccttACAACCTCCCATATGGGCAGCATACGTCATTGGTTTTAAATTTAAA harbors:
- the LOC122657874 gene encoding mitochondrial import inner membrane translocase subunit PAM16 like 2; amino-acid sequence: MAAKILANLIIMGSGILGRAMVQAYRQALQNASKSGVAQEAFQNPMRRVRKIMTEQEAREILGVTENAAWEEILKKYDSLFENNAKNGSFYLQSKVHRAKECLEAAYQSKGPETAG